In Erythrobacter litoralis HTCC2594, a single genomic region encodes these proteins:
- the smpB gene encoding SsrA-binding protein SmpB, whose translation MARPKPETFDKQKTVAENRRARFDYAVEDKFEAGIALQGTEVKALRAGEASIAESYAEVRDGEAWLINANIPEYSHGNRLNHQPRRPRKLLLHNREIERLLGAVERKGMTLVPLSIYFNSRGRAKVELALAKGRQAQDKREYIKDRDWKRDKARIMRDKG comes from the coding sequence ATGGCACGCCCCAAACCTGAAACCTTCGATAAGCAGAAGACCGTCGCCGAGAACCGGCGCGCACGGTTCGATTACGCGGTCGAGGACAAGTTCGAAGCCGGGATCGCGTTGCAGGGAACCGAAGTGAAGGCCCTGCGCGCCGGCGAGGCCTCGATCGCGGAAAGCTATGCCGAAGTGAGGGATGGCGAAGCGTGGCTGATCAATGCCAACATCCCGGAATACAGCCACGGCAATCGCTTGAACCACCAGCCGCGCCGTCCGCGCAAGCTGCTGCTGCACAATCGCGAGATCGAGCGGTTGCTCGGTGCGGTCGAGCGAAAGGGCATGACGCTGGTGCCGCTGAGCATATATTTCAATTCCCGCGGCCGAGCGAAGGTCGAGCTCGCGCTCGCCAAGGGCCGGCAGGCGCAGGACAAGCGCGAGTACATCAAGGATCGCGACTGGAAGCGCGACAAGGCGCGGATCATGCGCGACAAGGGCTGA
- a CDS encoding succinylglutamate desuccinylase/aspartoacylase family protein, with the protein MGHSSFIIGDQAVRPGTSAIVHLPITTMATGINSTLGVQVLHGATEGPAVFVSGAVHGDEIIGSAIAQRLSAEIDPRELAGTLLLVPVANIFGFLNRSRYLPDRRDLNRSFPGNSSGSLASQLAQVFLTEVIERCTLGIDIHSAAIHRYNLPQIRLAEGNRRLMELAEAFGPQVIIEAPLRAGSMRGLAAERGIDMLLLEAGEGLRFDPLSIETGVVGIKRVLAHEGLIGDSVALDKVSKSAHAKKTVWLRAPRGGVLHADKTSGNAVHEGDVLATVSGLFGEDGQEIVSPVDGIVIGHATLPVVHQGDALFHVAKIADPLRASDRIETIADALLSGDDDDPSEPLMDEDEVG; encoded by the coding sequence ATGGGCCATTCCAGTTTCATCATCGGCGACCAGGCCGTGCGACCGGGAACGTCCGCGATCGTCCACCTGCCGATCACCACAATGGCGACCGGCATCAATTCGACGCTGGGTGTGCAGGTGCTGCATGGCGCGACCGAAGGCCCCGCCGTCTTCGTGAGCGGCGCCGTCCATGGCGACGAGATCATCGGCAGCGCCATAGCGCAGAGACTGAGTGCCGAAATCGACCCGCGGGAGCTGGCCGGTACGCTCCTACTGGTGCCGGTGGCCAACATATTCGGCTTCCTCAACCGCAGCCGCTACCTGCCCGACCGGCGCGACCTCAATCGATCCTTTCCCGGGAACAGCAGCGGTTCTTTGGCCAGCCAGTTGGCGCAGGTCTTCCTCACCGAGGTGATCGAACGCTGTACGCTCGGCATCGATATCCACTCGGCCGCCATCCACCGCTACAACCTGCCGCAAATCCGATTGGCCGAAGGCAATCGCCGCTTGATGGAACTTGCCGAAGCCTTCGGACCGCAGGTCATCATCGAAGCGCCACTGCGAGCCGGTTCGATGCGCGGTTTGGCGGCGGAGCGCGGGATCGACATGCTTTTGCTTGAAGCCGGCGAAGGTCTGCGGTTCGACCCGCTTTCGATCGAGACCGGGGTGGTCGGCATCAAGCGGGTGCTGGCGCACGAAGGGCTGATCGGCGATTCGGTGGCGCTCGACAAGGTTTCCAAGTCCGCCCACGCGAAGAAAACCGTCTGGCTGCGTGCGCCGCGCGGCGGCGTCCTTCATGCCGACAAGACCTCGGGCAATGCGGTGCACGAAGGCGATGTGCTGGCGACGGTTTCCGGATTGTTTGGTGAGGACGGTCAAGAGATCGTGAGCCCGGTCGATGGCATCGTCATCGGCCATGCCACCCTGCCCGTCGTCCATCAGGGCGATGCCCTGTTCCATGTCGCAAAGATCGCCGACCCGCTGCGCGCCAGCGACCGGATCGAGACTATCGCCGACGCGCTGCTCTCCGGCGACGACGACGACCCGTCCGAACCATTGATGGACGAGGATGAGGTAGGTTAG
- the dapA gene encoding 4-hydroxy-tetrahydrodipicolinate synthase — protein sequence MFSGSIPALATPFRDGAFDEATFRRLVDWQIESGSSALVPCGTTGEASTLSNAEHHRVIEVCIEQAAGRVPVIAGCGSNDTRNALLHMNFSKKAGAAAGLCVAPYYNRPSQAGLIAHFSFLAENSDLPIVLYNVPSRTVTDIEDETVVELVTKYPDRIVAIKDASGDLSRVADHRMGIGRDFCQLSGNDELWLPHSAAGGSGAISVTANVAPALCAEFHSAIAANELARARELNDRLFPLHYAMFSDASPAPVKYALSRVMEEFTDEVRLPIVSASEASRKAVDEALEHAGLI from the coding sequence ATGTTTTCGGGCTCTATTCCCGCCCTTGCGACTCCTTTTCGCGATGGAGCGTTCGACGAGGCCACGTTCCGGCGGCTGGTCGACTGGCAGATTGAAAGCGGCTCCAGCGCGTTGGTGCCCTGCGGGACGACGGGCGAGGCTTCGACGCTTTCCAATGCCGAGCATCACCGCGTTATCGAGGTCTGCATCGAACAGGCGGCGGGCCGCGTGCCGGTGATCGCGGGGTGCGGCAGCAACGACACGCGCAACGCACTGCTGCACATGAATTTCTCCAAGAAAGCGGGCGCGGCTGCGGGGCTGTGCGTCGCGCCTTACTACAACCGTCCGAGCCAGGCTGGCCTGATCGCGCATTTCAGTTTCCTCGCCGAAAACAGCGACCTGCCGATCGTTCTTTACAACGTGCCGAGCCGCACGGTGACCGATATAGAAGACGAAACCGTCGTCGAACTGGTGACCAAATATCCGGACCGGATCGTCGCCATAAAGGATGCCAGCGGCGACCTATCGCGCGTCGCCGACCACCGCATGGGGATCGGGCGCGACTTCTGCCAGCTGTCGGGCAATGACGAATTGTGGCTGCCGCATTCGGCGGCCGGCGGTTCGGGCGCAATATCGGTCACGGCCAATGTCGCCCCGGCCTTGTGCGCTGAGTTTCATTCCGCGATTGCCGCCAACGAACTGGCGAGAGCGCGCGAACTTAACGACCGCCTGTTCCCGCTCCACTACGCGATGTTCAGCGACGCTTCGCCCGCGCCGGTCAAATATGCGCTCAGCCGGGTGATGGAAGAATTCACCGACGAAGTCCGCCTGCCGATCGTTTCGGCCAGCGAGGCGTCGCGCAAGGCGGTGGACGAAGCGCTGGAGCATGCCGGGTTGATTTAA